From the genome of Paraburkholderia sp. BL10I2N1:
TCCACACTTCAACGTAACGCGCGCTCGCTAACGCCGGGGAAGCGAGCGCCAGAAAGAACAGGCCGTACCCGATTGCTTTCGTCATTCCTTCTTCCTTTCGGATGCACGGTCACTGGACTGAACACGTCGCACGACCTGAACCACGCAGGATCCGCCGGACCTGATGACTTCGAGTCGCATTCTCGACGCGGTGAAGATCCGTGGACGGGGAGGCAGTTCGAACGGAGGGGATATTTCCTCACGGCTGGAGTGTCAGGCCGCCGGCTCCTGTGCTGTCTCGCTTCAACCATCGTCAGTCAGCCGATGCCTCTCCGGGACGGTGCGCAGCGGCCACAATCTGTGACGTTGAGTGAGTGGTGCCCGAATCTCTGATTATCGGTAGCCCCGCGCGCAAAAAACCATTCCCTGTCTGGGTCACGACGGGAGGACGGTCACGGCAAGGCACCGGATATCGCCGAGCCAGCAAAAAGACTTCGGTAGAATAAGCAGACTGTCACGGTGCATCTACAAACGACATGAGCTCAAAGCGAAGCGGGGCGGGTGCTTCACGACCGCGCAGGCATCTCACGAAAGCGATGTTGTTGCCCATGGACGCGGCGTCTGCTCGCGAGCAGTCGTTATCCTCCCATCTTGCCCTGGTCGCCTGCCGGGACGGTCACGGCAACAGCCATCTGTTTAATGAGCTGATGCGGACAGTGTACGTCGCTTGGTTCCTCCAGCAAGACGGTTACGGAAGCGAACCGGTCGCACAATTCAAGACAGCTGAATATGCTGTGGAGGCGGCGCTGGAACTGGCCCATCTGTCAAACGAATGGGTGCTCACCGAAGATGCACTGCCGGTTTTCGAGCGTCTTCTGGCCCTGCACGATTCACAGCTCGCCACCGCGCCGCTGCACAAGATAATCGACGCAGAACGTCGCCTCAGGCAGTTTCTTGCCGGCACGGCGAGGTCACCTGTTCCTGAGGCAGATCAGGCCGGGATGCCGTAAGGCATATCAGGGCGGACGTGATCGGCGCGTACCAGTCGCTGTCTGAATGCTCCGCGTGAAAAGGCTGCGATCGCCGAGCTGCCCCGGCAAACAGCAAGCGGCTATTCGACTCGCGATGACAACAGGTGTTTCATCCGACATCGCGGTCAAGTTTATCGATCGAACATTCACGCAGCAGACCATGAATCTGTAGATTCTCGACGGGGGCGCTATTGTCTATGTCGATAAAGTGGACAAGGATTGGCCGGTACACGCATACTCGGTGCCCCACAACCACGCGCCGGTGTTTTGTGTCGGGATCGGCAAGTTCTGCTCGCAAAACAGTATCAGGAATTCATCGCGCGGCATTTGACGGACTGACCGCGTACACTAAAGCCACCAACACCGATTTGCAGGCACTCGAGGCCGAACTCGCTCCCGCTGGAGTCAACGACAATGCGATCAGTAGTGGAGAATGGCGGGTCGGCGTGGGCGGCGCCTATCTTCGATGCGTTTAGCGCACCGGCGGCGGCCATCGGCATTTCGAGCTCGCCTGAAGCGCCTGAGCGTCGAGCGCATGAAGGAACTCGCGCCGGCGGTGAAAGACGCGGCGCTTTTTCGCGGGCCACGGGTTACCGGAAATATTCGAACTTGAGTAGCGGAGAAGGGATGGATAAGCATGGCTTCACCACAGGCATCATTCACGGCGACAGAGTCTCGGGCACTGAGCACGGCGGCGTGCATCAGCCAATTCATACGTCCGTGCAATATGGTTTCGAGCGCGTCGAGGATCTCATCGGTGTGTTTCAGGGCACGAAAAAGGGCGGTTTCAATTACGCGCGGCAGGGCACTCCCACGACCGCAGCGCTCGAGCGCAAGATCACGAGTCTTGAAGAGGGTGTCGGCACGGTCTGCTTCAGTACCGGCATGGCTGCGATCACGGCGACGTTTCTCACGCTCTTGCGCGCGGGCGATCATCTCGTATCGAGCCGTTACGTGTTCGGCAACACCAACAGCTTGTTCGGCACATTGCGGATGCTCGGTGTCGAAGTTACGACCGTCGACGCATGCGTCGTCGAAAACGTGAAGGACGCAATCCGACCGAATACGCGCATGGTGTTCGTCGAAACCATCGCAAATCCAGGTACACAGATTCCCGACCTTCAAGGCATCGGCGATGCGTGTCGTGAGCGAGGCATCGCGTACGTCGTTGATAACACGATTACATCGCCCGCATTGTTCAAGCCGAAGGCGGTCGGCGCGAGCCTTGTCATCAACTCGCTGACGAAGACGATCGCGGGTCATGGCGCCGCGCTCGGCGGAGCGGTGACAGATACGGGCCTGTTCGACTGGAGCGCGTATCCGAACATCGCCGATGAATATCGGCGTGCGACGCCGAAGGAGCAGGCGCTTTTGCAGATCCGCAAGAAAGGCCTGCGAGACATGGGCGCTGCGTTGTCGTCCGAGCAGGCGCATTCCATCGCGTTGGGCGCGGAAACGCTCGCCTTGCGCGTGAAGCAGAGTAGCGATAACGCACTCACACTCGCGCAGTTTCTGGCGGGGCACAAAGCCATCGGCAAGGTGTTCTATCCCGGCCTGAAGAGCCATCCGCAATACGAGATCGCGCAAGAGCTGTTTAAGGGCGCGTCGTGGCTGCTGTCGTTCGAATTGCTTAACGCGGAGCGCATGATCGAAGTCGTCAACGCGCTCAAGCTGCCGATCAAGGCGACTGGTCTCGGCGACACGCGCACGCTTATCATTCCTGTTGCGCCCACGATTTTTTTCGAAGCCGGCCCAGAAACGCGCAAGGCGATGGGCATTTCCGACGGTATGCTGCGGCTGTCGGCGGGCATAGAGGATATCGACGACCTGATCACGGATTTCTCGCATGCGTTGAAATTTGCGGCGTAACGTTCGGATCCTTGACTTTGTGGGCGAGGCCAGCGCGCTGCCCTCGCTCGTCCTGGTCCCGGCAGCACGGTCGCCGACTCTCACCCACGGAATAAATTGTAGCCACGCACGATTACGAGCTTCACGAGCTTCACGAGCAGCGCGAACGGCGCGCCGAGGTGCAGAAACGAAACGACTGATATTCCGAAAAACTGAGGCAGCTGACGAACTTCCAGCATTGCCATGAGGCGTTGAGTGAGCGCTGCACTTTGAAAACGGACCCGGCGTCAGTGCGGATGCATAGGACTGCTTCGGGGATTCTATTGCTGAACGCTGACTTGCCAGATTCATGCCGCGTATGCCTATCGCGTGAGGCAGCACGCCGCCACAATCCGCCGTTCACATACGTCGTCGGCCGGACGTTCAGGCGTCGGGTCCGCCCCGTAACCGGCCATCCGATTGTCAAAGACGAACGCTCCTTCTCGGCCTTTGCAGCCGTTGGCCCATCAACAATTGAACGGCCGGTATAGGCCGTCAGCTGACAACATACGGGCAGTTCGGGCGAACGGCAGCTTTGCCCGTCACGCAACGGCAGTGAACGACCCTGAGCTGCCGTTCTCCCCAGTGCAGACTCAGAGGCCGCTTTCAAGGTGGAACGGCCACCCGGTCTACTAACGCTGCCGGCAAATCGTCGGCGGCCATTGCCGTTATCTTGGTGTTGTTGGCTCAACCTTTCGCGTACGACCGCTAACACGTGGACGCGATCCGAAATCACCCCGTTTCCGACA
Proteins encoded in this window:
- a CDS encoding cystathionine gamma-synthase family protein, which translates into the protein MDKHGFTTGIIHGDRVSGTEHGGVHQPIHTSVQYGFERVEDLIGVFQGTKKGGFNYARQGTPTTAALERKITSLEEGVGTVCFSTGMAAITATFLTLLRAGDHLVSSRYVFGNTNSLFGTLRMLGVEVTTVDACVVENVKDAIRPNTRMVFVETIANPGTQIPDLQGIGDACRERGIAYVVDNTITSPALFKPKAVGASLVINSLTKTIAGHGAALGGAVTDTGLFDWSAYPNIADEYRRATPKEQALLQIRKKGLRDMGAALSSEQAHSIALGAETLALRVKQSSDNALTLAQFLAGHKAIGKVFYPGLKSHPQYEIAQELFKGASWLLSFELLNAERMIEVVNALKLPIKATGLGDTRTLIIPVAPTIFFEAGPETRKAMGISDGMLRLSAGIEDIDDLITDFSHALKFAA